A stretch of Henckelia pumila isolate YLH828 chromosome 4, ASM3356847v2, whole genome shotgun sequence DNA encodes these proteins:
- the LOC140864850 gene encoding polygalacturonate 4-alpha-galacturonosyltransferase-like — protein MTIRGGLLSGAGIQRNKAIGSRFPVVLVLIFSLLAFSILFLGRGLFAPASGGEDDFSMDSSGLVQDHNWRQRLASQHLKSLFSKEVMDVIKASTHDLGPLSVDFFRKNNMSASWKFGLETATDNNVTFAESTGLASNTRQETSGGKQEYISNEVHSRPMETPAMLVRRQLREKRQEKRAADLVKQDDEVTVKLENAAIEHSNSVDSAVLGKYSIWRKENENENSDSNVRLIRDQMIMARVYLSLARMKNKTDLANELQNRLKESQRSLGDATADSELQRSAPEKIKAMGQVLAKAREQLYDCKLVTGKLRAMLQSADEQVRILKKQSTFLSQIAAKTIPNGLHCLSMRLTIDYYLLPQEKRKFPQSENLENPSLNHYALFSDNVLAVSVVVNSTIMNAKEPEKHVFHLVTDKLNFGAMNMWFLLNPPGKATIHVENVDEFKWLNSSYCPVLRQLESAAMKEYYFKAAHPTTLSAGSSNLKYRNPKYLSMLNHLRFYLPQVYPKLDKILFLDDDIVVQKDLTGLWEVNLHGKVNGAVETCGESFHRFDKYLNFSNPHIAKSFDPNACGWAYGMNMFDLIEWKNKDITGIYHKWQNMNEDRVLWKLGTLPPGLITFYGLTHPLEKSWHVLGLGYNPSIDRSEIENAAVVHYNGNMKPWLELAMNRYRPYWTKYIKYDHPYVRNCKISE, from the exons ATGACGATTCGGGGAGGATTATTATCTGGTGCGGGAATCCAAAGGAACAAGGCAATTGGATCTCGCTTCCCTGTTGTCCTCGTCTTAATCTTCTCTCTTCTTGCTTTCTCCATCTTATTCTTAGGCCGTGGCCTCTTCGCCCCTGCTTCCGGtg GCGAAGATGACTTCTCAATGGATTCTAGTGGACTGGTACAGGATCATAATTGGAGACAGAGACTTGCTTCACAGCATCTTAAATCTCTCTTCTCAAAAGAG GTAATGGATGTCATTAAAGCCAGCACTCATGATTTAGGACCCTTGAGTGTAGATTTTTTCAGAAAGAATAACATGTCCGCTTCATGGAAATTTGGGCTTGAAACTGCTACTGATAACAATGTCACTTTTGCTGAG TCGACTGGATTGGCTTCAAATACAAGGCAAGAAACATCTGGAGGCAAACAGGAATACATTTCAAATG AGGTTCATTCTCGTCCTATGGAAACTCCTGCTATGCTAGTCAGAAGG CAACTGAGAGAGAAAAGACAAGAAAAGCGTGCTGCTGATTTGGTAAAGCAAGACGATGAAGTGACTGTAAAGCTTGAAAATGCGGCTATTGAACATTCAAATTCAGTTGATTCTGCAGTTTTAGGGAAGTATAGCATATGGAGGAAAGAAAACGAGAATGAAAATTCTGATTCAAATGTGCGCTTGATACGAGATCAAATGATAATGGCAAGGGTCTATTTAAGTCTTGCAAGGATGAAGAACAAGACTGACTTGGCCAATGAGTTACAGAACCGTCTCAAGGAAAGTCAGCGTTCATTGGGAGATGCAACTGCTGATTCTGAATTACAACGCAG TGCACCTGAAAAAATTAAAGCTATGGGCCAAGTCCTTGCTAAAGCCAGGGAGCAATTGTATGATTGCAAGCTTGTTACTGGAAAGCTAAGAGCCATGCTGCAGTCTGCAGATGAGCAAGTTCGGATTCTGAAAAAGCAAAGCACATTCCTGAGCCAAATAGCAGCAAAGACAATCCCTAATGGACTTCACTGTTTGTCAATGCGCTTGACAATTGATTACTACCTCCTTCCACAAGAAAAAAGAAAGTTCCCGCAGAGTGAAAATCTGGAAAATCCCAGTCTTAACCATTATGCACTTTTTTCTGACAATGTTCTTGCTGTTTCTGTGGTTGTTAATTCAACCATCATGAATGCCAAG GAGCCTGAGAAGCATGTTTTCCATCTGGTTACTGATAAGCTAAACTTTGGAGCAATGAATATGTGGTTTCTCTTGAACCCGCCTGGTAAAGCTACCATCCATGTCGAAAACGTAGATGAATTCAAGTGGCTCAACTCTTCCTATTGCCCCGTTTTACGTCAATTGGAGTCTGCCGCCATGAAAGAGTACTACTTCAAGGCTGCTCATCCGACCACACTTTCTGCTGGTTCTTCGAACCTAAAATACAGGAATCCGAAGTACCTGTCCATGCTTAACCACCTCAGGTTTTATCTCCCACAGGTTTATCCCAAGTTGGATAAAATTCTTTTCCTCGATGATGACATTGTTGTTCAGAAAGACTTGACTGGATTGTGGGAAGTAAATCTTCATGGAAAAGTTAATGGTGCAGTTGAAACCTGTGGTGAGAGCTTTCATCGGTTTGATAAGTACCTAAACTTTTCCAATCCTCATATAGCAAAAAGTTTTGATCCGAATGCTTGTGGGTGGGCATACGGAATGAACATGTTCGATCTCATAGAGTGGAAGAACAAGGATATAACTGGCATATACCACAAATGGCAGAATATG AATGAAGACAGGGTCCTTTGGAAGCTAGGGACACTGCCTCCAGGTCTGATTACTTTTTATGGGCTTACTCATCCACTTGAAAAGTCGTGGCATGTTCTTGGTTTGGGTTATAATCCAAGCATTGATCGGTCAGAAATTGAGAATGCAGCTGTTGTACATTACAATGGGAATATGAAACCGTGGCTTGAGTTGGCAATGAATAGGTACAGGCCATATTGGACCAAGTACATAAAATATGATCATCCTTACGTACGCAACTGCAAAATAAGTGAATGA
- the LOC140865151 gene encoding bZIP transcription factor 44-like, with protein sequence MASSSGNSSGSPSIQRSDSEGDFVQVIDQKKRKRMESNRESARRSRMRKQKHLDDLLAQVAQIKKENNQILSDINITTQHFLNVESENSVLRAQMLELSQRLHSLNEILGHINSYAAAASAIPAAAAAWSCIFEAEECQYLDLADTFLGNSWNSMALINQHPIMASAEIFDY encoded by the coding sequence atggcTTCTTCAAGTGGGAACTCCTCCGGCTCACCCTCGATCCAAAGGTCCGATTCAGAGGGAGATTTCGTGCAGGTGATTGATCAGAAGAAGAGGAAGAGGATGGAATCGAACCGGGAATCTGCCAGGCGGTCTAGGATGAGAAAACAGAAGCATTTGGATGATCTTTTGGCTCAGGTGGCTCAGATCAAGAAAGAAAATAACCAAATTCTGAGCGATATAAATATCACCACACAACACTTCTTGAATGTCGAGTCAGAAAACTCAGTCTTGAGGGCTCAAATGCTGGAGCTCAGCCAAAGACTTCATTCGTTGAACGAAATTCTGGGTCACATAAATTCCTACGCCGCCGCCGCATCCGCCATCCCGGCCGCCGCCGCCGCATGGAGCTGCATATTTGAGGCGGAGGAGTGTCAGTATCTGGACTTGGCTGATACTTTCTTGGGAAATTCATGGAACTCGATGGCACTTATAAATCAACACCCCATTATGGCCTCAGCTGAGATCTTTGATTATTGA
- the LOC140863330 gene encoding bifunctional nuclease 2-like, translated as MASLQGPVVCPVVGSKQTGVYSAHASSPLLKDKLIKGGLWGLKGLQSVNTNTGFRPNLRQGISIRCSFSSSSNGNGSMAGNSNENDADYVNSSVIEAVEVKSGSEGFMIKMRDGGHLRCVHNNPHGSRLPDYAPHPAIVLKMEDGTGLLLPIIVLEMPSVLLMAAVRNVQMARPTMYQVVREMIEKMGYTVKLVRITKRVHEAYFAELHLTKLDNEAESVRFDLRPSDAINIAVRCKVPIQVNKFLAYNDGVKVMETPKVSVRSSMSDGRLFTELDRPTGQPCIDTKEFDLVRNMMIAVVEERYRDAASWRDKLSQLRTKKNWP; from the exons ATGGCTTCGCTTCAAGGCCCTGTTGTTTGCCCCGTAGTCGGATCAAAACAGACTGGAGTCTACTCAGCACATGCCAGTTCACCTTTGCTGAAAGATAAACTCATTAAAGGTGGGCTATGGGGGCTCAAAGGGCTCCAAAGTGTCAATACAAACACGGGTTTTCGACCGAATTTGAGGCAAGGCATATCTATTCGGTGTAGTTTCAGTTCATCCTCAAATGGTAATGGTAGCATGGCTGGAAATTCCAATGAAAATGATGCTGATTATGTTAATTCTAGTGTGATTGAAGCTG TTGAGGTGAAAAGTGGCTCAGAGGGTTTCATGATCAAGATGAGAGATGGTGGGCACTTGAGATGTGTCCATAACAACCCTCATGGAAGTCGTTTGCCGGATTACGCTCCACATCCTGCAATTGTTCTGAAGATGGAAGATGGGACCGGCCTACTACTCCCTATAATAGTTT TGGAAATGCCAAGTGTGCTACTAATGGCAGCTGTACGCAATGTTCAAATG GCTCggcccaccatgtatcaagtggTCAGAGAGATGATTGAGAAGATGGGCTATACA GTGAAGCTTGTACGTATCACCAAGAGGGTACACGAGGCATATTTTGCTGAGCTGCATCTTACAAAG TTGGATAATGAAGCGGAGAGTGTAAGATTTGATCTCCGACCCTCGGATGCAATCAATATCGCAGTGAGATGCAAG GTGCCAATACAAGTGAACAAATTCTTGGCTTACAACGATGGCGTCAAGGTTATGGAGACGCCCAAGGTGTCGGTTAGGAGCTCTATGTCTGATGGCAGATTGTTTACTGAACTTGACAG ACCTACTGGGCAACCATGTATCGATACAAAGGAGTTTGATCTAGTACGGAATATGATGATTGCTGTGGTTGAGGAACGTTACCGGGATGCAG
- the LOC140864852 gene encoding mitogen-activated protein kinase homolog NTF3-like codes for MATPVEPPNGVRSRGKHYYSMWQTLFEIDTKYVPIKPIGRGAYGIVCSSVNRETNEKVAIKKIHNAFENRIDALRTLRELKLLRHLRHENVIALKDVMLPIHKGSFKDVYLVYELMDTDLHQIIKSSQTLTNDHCQYFLFQLLRGLKYLHSANILHRDLKPGNLLINANCDLKICDFGLARTNSSKGQFMTEYVVTRWYRAPELLLCCDNYGTSIDVWSVGCIFAELLGRKPVFPGTECLNQLKLIINILGSQREDNLEFIDNPKAKKYIKTLPYSMGTPFPRLYPHAHPLAIDLLQKMLVFDPSKRIGVTEALQHPYMSPLYDPKCDPPAQVPINLDTDEDLGEEMIREMMWREILHYHPDAAAVNMEFSMQP; via the exons ATGGCAACTCCCGTCGAACCTCCAAATGGGGTTAGATCTCGAGGAAAACATTATTACTCAATGTGGCAAACACTATTTGAGATTGATACAAAATACGTGCCAATCAAGCCTATCGGTCGAGGAGCATATGGTATCGTGTGTTCTTCTGTCAACAGGGAAACAAATGAGAAGGTTGCAATAAAAAAGATACACAACGCCTTTGAAAATCGTATTGATGCACTGAGAACCTTGCGTGAACTGAAGCTTCTGCGGCATCTTAGACATGAAAATGTGATAGCTCTCAAAGATGTCATGCTTCCTATACACAAGGGAAGCTTCAAGGATGTCTACTTGGTATATGAACTCATGGATACTGATTTACACCAGATTATTAAGTCCTCTCAGACACTTACAAACGACCATTGCCAGTATTTCCTCTTCCAG TTGCTAAGAGGTCTGAAGTATCTACACTCCGCAAACATTCTTCATCGCGATTTGAAGCCGGGGAACCTTCTCATTAATGCAAATTGTGATCTCAAAATATGTGATTTCGGGCTTGCACGTACAAACAGCAGCAAAGGTCAATTTATGACAGAATATGTGGTCACTCGCTGGTACCGGGCCCCAGAGCTCCTCCTCTGCTGTGACAACTATGGCACATCAATTGATGTATGGTCCGTCGGTTGTATCTTTGCAGAACTTCTTGGAAGAAAACCTGTTTTTCCGGGCACAGAGTGTCTCAATCAGCTTAAATTAATCATCAACATCCTCGGTAGTCAAAGGGAAGACAATCTTGAATTCATAGACAATCCAAAGGCGAAAAAGTACATTAAAACTCTTCCATACTCCATGGGAACCCCATTTCCTCGCCTTTATCCTCATGCCCATCCTCTAGCAATTGATCTTTTGCAGAAGATGCTCGTGTTTGACCCTTCAAAAAGAATAGGTGTAACCGAAGCCCTTCAACACCCGTACATGTCTCCGTTGTATGACCCAAAATGTGATCCTCCAGCTCAGGTCCCAATCAATCTCGACACGGATGAAGATTTAGGGGAAGAGATGATCAGGGAAATGATGTGGAGAGAAATTCTGCACTACCATCCTGATGCTGCCGCAGTCAATATGGAGTTCAGCATGCAACCTTGA